The genomic stretch CTTTATGCCTTTAGTAGTGAAAACTGGAATCGTCCTGCTCAGGAAGTTTCTGCGCTGATGGAGCTGTTCGTCCGTGCGTTGGACAGCGAAGTTAAAAGCCTGCATAAACACAATGTCAGGTTGCGGATCATTGGCGACGTCAGTCGTTTTAGTGCTCGTCTGCAGGAACGCATTCGTCGTTCAGAAACACTTACTCAAAATAACGACGGTCTGACCCTGAACATCGCTGCAAATTACGGTGGCCGATGGGATATTATTCAGGGCGTGAAGACGCTGGCCGGGCAGGTAGAAGCCGGTACATTGCGGGCTGAGCAAATTACAGAAGAATTGCTAAACTCAGCGGTCTGTATGAGCGAACTGTCACCCGTCGATTTGGTGATCAGAACCGGTGGGGAACATCGGATCAGTAATTTTTTGCTGTGGCAGATTGCCTATGCGGAGCTCTATTTTACCGATGTCCTCTGGCCTGATTTTGATGAAAACACCTTTGAAGGGGCGCTGAACGCGTTTGCACAGCGAGAGCGCCGCTTCGGAGGGACTACACCTATCGGCGCCGATGCGTCCTAGGGAGAACATTTGCTGAAGTATCGCATTATCACAGCTCTGATTTTAATACCGATTGTTATTGCAGCTCTCTTTTTGTTGCCGCCGGTGGGTTTTGCCATTGTCACCCTCATGGTGTGTATGTTGGCTGCGTGGGAGTGGGGTCAGCTTGCCGGGCTTGCAACGCGTAGTCAGCGTATCTGGCTCGCTATACTGTGTGGTTTTCTGTTAGCCGCCATGATGTTGAGCATTCCGGCTTACCATCAGAGCGTACACTTACCTCAGGTCAGCAGTTCCTTGTGGGCGGCACTGGCGTGGTGGTGTCTGGCGTTAGTCTTGGTTGTCGCGTATCCGGCTTCCGCTGCATTTTGGCGTCATTCCCGTGTATTACGGGTCTTGTTTGGCGTGCTGACCATCGTGCCGTTCTTCTGGGGTATGATCGCGCTGCGTCAGTACGGTTATGCTGAGAATCCTCACACAGGCGCGTGGTGGCTTTTATATGTCATGCTGCTGGTCTGGGGCGCTGATTCGGGGGCTTATCTGTTTGGTAAATTGTTCGGTAAGCATAAACTGGCACCGAAAGTTTCTCCGGGGAAAACCTGGGAAGGGTTTATCGGTGGGCTGGTCACTTCTGCCCTGATAGCCTGGTTGTTTGGTCGTTACGCGCCATTGAGCGTAGAGCCAGCAACATTACTGATTTGTTCTGTGGTTGCTGCGCTGGCTTCTGTGCTGGGCGACCTGACGGAAAGCATGTTCAAGCGTGAAGCCGGAATCAAAGACAGTGGTCATATGATCCCGGGTCATGGCGGAATATTGGATCGCATCGACAGCCTGACAGCTGCGGTTCCTGTATTCGCCTGTCTGATGCTGTTAGTGTATTAACCGTCGCAGACGGTGAAGTTTTCTAAGGAATAGTTGGACATATGATGAACATACTCTGGAGCCTGGCCGCCTTTATCGTTGCATTGGGGGTGCTTATCACCGTGCACGAGTTCGGCCATTTCTGGGTTGCTCGTCGTTGTGGTGTGCGTGTAGAACGTTTCTCTGTCGGCTTTGGCCGCGCGCTATGGCGTCGCACTGACCGTCAGGGAACCGAGTATGTGCTGGCCATTATTCCTCTCGGGGGCTACGTTAAAATGCTCGACGAACGCGTCGAGGCTGTTGCCCCTGAATTTCGTCATCAATCCTTCAATAACAAAAAGATCTGGCAACGCGCTGCTATCATCAGTGCCGGGCCCATTGCCAATTTCATCTTTGCTGTTTTTGCATATTGGTTGATCTTCATTATTGGTGTTCCAAGCGTGCGTCCTGTCGTTGCAAATGTCACTGCAAATTCAATCGCTGCGCAATCCAATATTTCTCCGGGAATGGAACTAAAGTCTGTTGCCGGTATCGAAACGCCTGATTGGGATTCAGTTCGTATGGCGTTGATTGGCGAAATCGGTGATGACCAAACGACTGTCGGAGTTGCTCCATTTGGCTCCAATCAGGTCGTTGAGAAAACGCTGAATTTACGTCAATGGCAGTTTGATCCTGAAAAGCAGGATCCGGTGGTCTCTCTGGGTATGATTCCACGAGGTCCGCAGATAGAATCTGTCTTGCAGGAAGTGCAGCCAGATTCAGCCGCGCAAAAGGCGAGTTTGCAAGCCGGAGACAGGATCGTTAAAGTCGATGGTCAGATTCTGGAAAGTTGGCAGTCGTTTGTCATTCAGGTACGTGACAATCCCGGCAAGCCAATCCGTCTGGAAGTTGAGCGGGGTGGTTCTCC from Rahnella sikkimica encodes the following:
- the rseP gene encoding sigma E protease regulator RseP; translated protein: MMNILWSLAAFIVALGVLITVHEFGHFWVARRCGVRVERFSVGFGRALWRRTDRQGTEYVLAIIPLGGYVKMLDERVEAVAPEFRHQSFNNKKIWQRAAIISAGPIANFIFAVFAYWLIFIIGVPSVRPVVANVTANSIAAQSNISPGMELKSVAGIETPDWDSVRMALIGEIGDDQTTVGVAPFGSNQVVEKTLNLRQWQFDPEKQDPVVSLGMIPRGPQIESVLQEVQPDSAAQKASLQAGDRIVKVDGQILESWQSFVIQVRDNPGKPIRLEVERGGSPVALTLTPDTKSAGKGKIQGFAGVVPKVVPLPDEYKTIRQYGPFVAFYEAGDKTWQLMKLTVSMLGKLITGDVKLNNLSGPISIAQGAGMSAEYGLVSYLTFLALISVNLGIINLFPLPVLDGGHLLFLAIEKLKGGPVSERVQDFSYRIGSVLLVLLMGLALFNDFSRL
- the cdsA gene encoding phosphatidate cytidylyltransferase; amino-acid sequence: MLKYRIITALILIPIVIAALFLLPPVGFAIVTLMVCMLAAWEWGQLAGLATRSQRIWLAILCGFLLAAMMLSIPAYHQSVHLPQVSSSLWAALAWWCLALVLVVAYPASAAFWRHSRVLRVLFGVLTIVPFFWGMIALRQYGYAENPHTGAWWLLYVMLLVWGADSGAYLFGKLFGKHKLAPKVSPGKTWEGFIGGLVTSALIAWLFGRYAPLSVEPATLLICSVVAALASVLGDLTESMFKREAGIKDSGHMIPGHGGILDRIDSLTAAVPVFACLMLLVY
- the ispU gene encoding (2E,6E)-farnesyl-diphosphate-specific ditrans,polycis-undecaprenyl-diphosphate synthase, with the protein product MSLENQQMSDMRCSQPRHVAIIMDGNGRWAKRQGKMRVFGHKAGVKSVRKAVSFAASHHLDALTLYAFSSENWNRPAQEVSALMELFVRALDSEVKSLHKHNVRLRIIGDVSRFSARLQERIRRSETLTQNNDGLTLNIAANYGGRWDIIQGVKTLAGQVEAGTLRAEQITEELLNSAVCMSELSPVDLVIRTGGEHRISNFLLWQIAYAELYFTDVLWPDFDENTFEGALNAFAQRERRFGGTTPIGADAS